From a single Apium graveolens cultivar Ventura chromosome 2, ASM990537v1, whole genome shotgun sequence genomic region:
- the LOC141704770 gene encoding uncharacterized protein LOC141704770, translated as MPMTFSTKDYEDVIRPHEDPLIINPLIGKNKIWKVLVDIGSLANILFHKTCCKMNLAGEQLEPCNEAPLYAFGGHPIQFEGKITLPIILGKLPYIVEKPVKLYVVRIECPYNVILGRSFLSTFEAVESITHLKLKFPTEKGVGEMRGDHKTARIIMLEYLEKDQAYERPDKTGKKKKGRN; from the coding sequence ATGCCCATGACCTTTAGTACCAAGGACTACGAGGATGTCATTCGTCCGCACGAAGACCCTCTTATCATCAATCCCCTCATTGGGAAAAATAAAATTTGGAAGGTACTTGTAGATATTGGCAGCTTGGCCAACATCCTGTTCCACAAGACTTGCTGTAAGATGAACTTGGCGGGCGAACAATTGGAACCCTGCAATGAAGCACCTCTCTACGCCTTCGGAGGACACCCAATACAATTTGAAGGTAAAATCACTCTTCCTATCATTTTGGGTAAATTACCATACATTGTTGAGAAGCCAGTAAAATTATATGTGGTTCGGATTGAGTGTCCCTACAATGTAATTCTGGGAAGGTCGTTCTTGTCAACCTTTGAGGCGGTGGAGTCCATAACCCACCTCAAGCTTAAATTTCCGACTGAGAAAGGGGTAGGGGAGATGAGGGGCGATCATAAAACCGCCCGAATAATCATGCTGGAATACTTGGAAAAAGATCAGGCCTACGAAAGACCAGATAAGACTGGAAAAAAGAAAAAGGGCCGAAACTGA